From a single Glycine soja cultivar W05 chromosome 19, ASM419377v2, whole genome shotgun sequence genomic region:
- the LOC114399629 gene encoding LOB domain-containing protein 25-like isoform X1, with protein sequence MLLPKKEVAGCVLEKIMASSSYSNSPCAACKFLRRKCMPDCIFSPYFPPEEPQKFANVHKIFGASNVSKLLNEVQPHQREDAVNSLAYEAEARIKDPVYGCVGAISVLQRQVIRLQKELDATNADLIRYTCNEMPTTQDGRRIIGEGGGGGGSSLGQSPGYYYPSPWNNDPLGDGYHRGDNI encoded by the exons ATGTTGTTACCAAAAAAGGAAGTAGCAGGATGTGTTTTAG AGAAGATCATGGCCTCATCTAGCTACTCTAACTCTCCCTGTGCTGCCTGCAAGTTCTTGAGAAGAAAATGCATGCCGGATTGCATTTTCTCCCCGTATTTCCCTCCAGAAGAGCCTCAGAAGTTCGCCAATGTGCACAAGATATTTGGAGCAAGCAACGTGAGCAAGCTTCTAAATGAGGTGCAGCCCCACCAGAGGGAGGATGCAGTGAACTCACTGGCCTATGAAGCCGAGGCACGGATAAAGGATCCGGTTTATGGCTGTGTTGGGGCAATTTCAGTGCTCCAAAGGCAAGTGATTAGGCTCCAGAAGGAACTTGATGCCACAAATGCTGATTTGATCCGTTATACCTGCAATGAAATGCCAACCACTCAAGATGGTAGAAGAATTATTGGTGAAgggggtggtggtggtggttccTCTCTTGGTCAATCTCCTGGTTACTATTACCCTTCTCCTTGGAACAATGATCCGCTTGGGGATGGTTATCACAGAGGtgacaatatataa
- the LOC114399629 gene encoding LOB domain-containing protein 25-like isoform X2: protein MASSSYSNSPCAACKFLRRKCMPDCIFSPYFPPEEPQKFANVHKIFGASNVSKLLNEVQPHQREDAVNSLAYEAEARIKDPVYGCVGAISVLQRQVIRLQKELDATNADLIRYTCNEMPTTQDGRRIIGEGGGGGGSSLGQSPGYYYPSPWNNDPLGDGYHRGDNI from the coding sequence ATGGCCTCATCTAGCTACTCTAACTCTCCCTGTGCTGCCTGCAAGTTCTTGAGAAGAAAATGCATGCCGGATTGCATTTTCTCCCCGTATTTCCCTCCAGAAGAGCCTCAGAAGTTCGCCAATGTGCACAAGATATTTGGAGCAAGCAACGTGAGCAAGCTTCTAAATGAGGTGCAGCCCCACCAGAGGGAGGATGCAGTGAACTCACTGGCCTATGAAGCCGAGGCACGGATAAAGGATCCGGTTTATGGCTGTGTTGGGGCAATTTCAGTGCTCCAAAGGCAAGTGATTAGGCTCCAGAAGGAACTTGATGCCACAAATGCTGATTTGATCCGTTATACCTGCAATGAAATGCCAACCACTCAAGATGGTAGAAGAATTATTGGTGAAgggggtggtggtggtggttccTCTCTTGGTCAATCTCCTGGTTACTATTACCCTTCTCCTTGGAACAATGATCCGCTTGGGGATGGTTATCACAGAGGtgacaatatataa